The Gemmatimonadaceae bacterium genome has a window encoding:
- a CDS encoding Do family serine endopeptidase codes for MSLHFSRSKIAAIAASAFIGGVFFASSLDWTQGLFAQGGGKVKTEIAAPLPAGAPGEGFATIAERVTPAVVSIQAERDARRARPNQQQQRRNVPPGFEEFFNQLDPRNQGPSESSGSGFIVSKDGYILTNNHVVEGADRVKVLMSDRREFKAKIVGRDPQTDVAVLKIDGANLPTVGLGDDQKLRIGEWVVAIGNPLGLNFTVTAGIISAKGRGNELSGLNRDQYAITDFIQTDAAINPGNSGGPLMNTRGEVIGINSAIASQTGFYSGYGFAIPITLAKTVMDDIVSHGRVRRAILGITINDVNAEDAAVAGLKQIAGAKVGGFSGDDSPARKAGLEPGDIIVRVDGHDVDRVSTLQRLVRMHQPGETISVDIVRYGERKSMKIRLQEAPTENTQVASNDQPAAGTEGVTNTKLGISVEAITPEVAKANDIADQYRGLRVVSVEAGGPAADKLTRNDVIVRVIRPEPAATIRTAADLQKVLSRLKDGEYISLLVYAQTQSGPGTRVVNIKVGE; via the coding sequence ATGTCCCTCCATTTCTCCCGTTCCAAGATCGCGGCCATTGCCGCCTCCGCCTTCATCGGCGGTGTCTTCTTCGCCTCCTCCCTCGACTGGACGCAGGGTCTCTTCGCGCAGGGTGGCGGCAAGGTCAAGACCGAAATCGCCGCCCCGTTGCCGGCGGGCGCCCCGGGCGAGGGCTTCGCCACGATCGCCGAGCGCGTGACGCCGGCCGTCGTGTCGATCCAGGCCGAGCGCGACGCGCGACGCGCGCGCCCTAACCAGCAGCAGCAGCGACGCAACGTGCCGCCGGGATTCGAGGAGTTCTTCAACCAGCTCGACCCGCGCAACCAGGGCCCGTCCGAGTCGTCGGGGTCGGGCTTCATCGTCAGCAAGGACGGCTACATCCTCACCAACAACCACGTGGTCGAAGGCGCGGACCGCGTGAAGGTGCTGATGAGCGACCGTCGCGAGTTCAAGGCAAAGATCGTCGGCCGCGACCCGCAGACCGACGTGGCCGTGCTGAAGATCGACGGGGCGAACCTGCCGACCGTCGGGCTGGGCGACGACCAGAAGCTGCGCATCGGCGAGTGGGTAGTGGCCATCGGCAATCCGCTGGGGCTGAACTTCACCGTCACCGCCGGCATCATCAGCGCCAAGGGGCGCGGCAACGAACTATCGGGACTCAACCGCGACCAGTACGCCATCACGGACTTCATCCAGACCGACGCGGCCATCAACCCGGGCAACTCGGGCGGGCCGCTCATGAACACGCGTGGCGAAGTGATCGGCATCAACTCGGCGATCGCCAGCCAGACCGGGTTCTACTCGGGCTACGGCTTTGCCATCCCGATCACGCTGGCCAAGACCGTGATGGATGACATCGTGTCGCACGGCCGCGTGCGCCGCGCCATCCTGGGCATCACCATCAACGACGTGAACGCGGAAGACGCCGCCGTGGCCGGGCTGAAGCAGATCGCCGGCGCCAAGGTGGGCGGCTTCAGCGGCGACGATTCACCGGCGCGGAAGGCGGGGCTCGAGCCGGGCGACATCATCGTGCGCGTGGACGGCCACGACGTGGACCGCGTGTCGACGCTGCAGCGCCTGGTGCGGATGCACCAGCCGGGCGAGACGATCAGCGTGGACATCGTGCGCTACGGCGAACGGAAGAGCATGAAGATCCGGCTGCAGGAAGCGCCGACCGAGAACACGCAGGTGGCGAGCAACGACCAGCCGGCCGCCGGCACAGAGGGCGTGACGAACACCAAGCTGGGCATCAGCGTCGAGGCCATCACCCCCGAAGTCGCGAAGGCGAACGACATCGCCGACCAGTATCGCGGCCTGCGCGTGGTGTCGGTCGAGGCGGGCGGTCCGGCGGCCGACAAGCTGACGCGGAACGACGTGATCGTGCGGGTCATCCGTCCGGAACCGGCGGCGACGATTCGCACGGCGGCCGACCTGCAGAAGGTGCTCTCGCGCCTGAAGGACGGCGAGTACATCAGCCTGCTGGTGTATGCGCAGACCCAGTCCGGACCGGGGACGAGAGTCGTCAATATCAAGGTTGGAGAGTAG
- the dnaK gene encoding molecular chaperone DnaK — MADKVIGIDLGTTNSVVAVMEGGDPVVIPNAEGGRTTPSVVGFTKDGERLVGQIAKRQAVTNPANTVFSIKRFMGRKTSEATEEQKRVPYKVIRGANDVVMVEVQGKTYSPPEISAMILQKMKQTAEDYLGQGVSKAVVTVPAYFNDSQRQATKDAGKIAGLDVLRIINEPTAAALAYGLDKKGKKDEKVAVFDLGGGTYDISVLELYEVDGSKQFEVKSTNGDTHLGGDDFDQRIIEWLVAEFKKDQAIDLSKDPMALQRLKEAAEKAKIELSGTQSTDINLPFITADQSGPKHLNYQMTRAKFEQLVDDLIQRTLEPMKQALKDAGMQPTEIDEVLLVGGSTRIPKVQEVVKTFFGKEPNKGVNPDEVVAVGAAIQGAVLTGEQKDVLLLDVTPLSLGIETLGGVTTVLIPRNTTIPTKKSEIFSTADDNQTTVEIHVLQGERELALHNKTIGKFQLTGIPPAPRGTPQVEVTFDIDANGILHVTARDKATGKEQKIRIEASSGLSDAEIDRMVKDAEKNAADDKKRREEIDTRNRLDSMTYEVEKNAKEWGDKVPTDLKTRLDQAVERARKAHRGEDFNEVKAALEELNAAFQAAGRSFYEQQQAASPDAQQPGAEAPASEKKDDGVADADYEIVDEKKP; from the coding sequence ATGGCAGACAAGGTCATTGGCATCGACCTGGGGACCACGAACTCCGTGGTCGCCGTGATGGAGGGTGGCGACCCGGTCGTCATCCCGAACGCTGAAGGCGGACGCACCACGCCGTCGGTGGTCGGCTTCACGAAGGACGGCGAACGTCTCGTGGGGCAGATCGCCAAGCGGCAGGCGGTCACCAACCCGGCCAACACCGTCTTCTCGATCAAGCGCTTCATGGGACGCAAGACGTCGGAGGCGACCGAGGAGCAGAAGCGCGTCCCCTACAAGGTCATCCGCGGCGCCAACGACGTCGTGATGGTCGAGGTGCAGGGCAAGACGTATTCGCCCCCCGAGATCTCGGCGATGATCCTGCAGAAGATGAAGCAGACCGCCGAGGACTATCTGGGCCAGGGCGTCTCGAAGGCGGTCGTCACGGTGCCGGCCTACTTCAACGACTCGCAGCGCCAGGCCACCAAGGATGCCGGCAAGATCGCTGGTCTCGACGTGCTGCGCATCATCAACGAGCCCACCGCGGCCGCGCTGGCCTACGGCCTCGACAAGAAGGGGAAGAAGGACGAGAAGGTCGCCGTCTTCGACCTCGGCGGCGGCACCTACGACATCTCGGTGCTCGAGCTCTACGAGGTGGACGGCTCCAAGCAGTTCGAGGTGAAGTCCACCAACGGCGACACCCACCTGGGCGGCGACGACTTCGACCAGCGCATCATCGAGTGGCTGGTGGCCGAGTTCAAGAAAGACCAGGCGATTGACCTCTCCAAGGACCCGATGGCGCTCCAGCGCCTCAAGGAAGCGGCCGAGAAGGCCAAGATCGAGCTGTCCGGGACGCAGAGCACCGACATCAACCTGCCGTTCATCACGGCCGACCAGTCGGGACCCAAGCACCTGAACTACCAGATGACCCGCGCCAAGTTCGAGCAGCTGGTGGATGACCTCATCCAGCGCACGCTCGAGCCGATGAAGCAGGCGCTCAAGGACGCCGGAATGCAGCCGACCGAGATTGACGAGGTGCTCCTCGTCGGCGGCTCGACGCGCATCCCGAAGGTGCAGGAGGTCGTGAAGACCTTCTTCGGCAAGGAGCCCAACAAGGGCGTCAACCCGGACGAGGTCGTCGCCGTCGGCGCGGCCATCCAGGGCGCGGTGCTGACCGGCGAGCAGAAGGACGTGCTGCTGCTCGACGTGACGCCGCTGTCGCTGGGCATCGAGACGCTGGGCGGGGTGACCACCGTGCTGATCCCGCGCAACACGACGATCCCGACCAAGAAGTCGGAGATCTTCTCCACGGCCGACGACAACCAGACGACGGTGGAGATCCACGTGCTGCAGGGCGAGCGCGAACTGGCGCTGCACAACAAGACGATCGGCAAGTTCCAGTTGACGGGCATCCCGCCGGCTCCGCGCGGCACGCCGCAGGTGGAGGTGACGTTCGACATCGACGCGAACGGCATCCTGCACGTGACGGCGCGCGACAAGGCGACCGGCAAGGAGCAGAAGATCCGCATCGAGGCCTCGAGCGGCCTGTCGGACGCCGAGATCGACCGCATGGTGAAGGACGCGGAGAAGAACGCGGCCGACGACAAGAAGCGTCGCGAGGAGATCGATACGCGCAACCGGCTCGACTCGATGACGTACGAAGTCGAGAAGAACGCCAAGGAATGGGGCGACAAGGTACCGACCGACCTCAAGACGCGCCTCGACCAGGCCGTGGAGCGCGCCCGCAAGGCGCACCGCGGCGAGGACTTCAACGAGGTGAAGGCCGCGCTCGAGGAACTCAACGCCGCGTTCCAGGCGGCCGGGCGCTCGTTCTACGAGCAGCAGCAGGCGGCGTCGCCTGACGCCCAGCAGCCCGGGGCCGAGGCGCCGGCGTCCGAGAAGAAGGATGACGGCGTGGCGGATGCGGATTACGAGATCGTCGACGAGAAGAAGCCGTAG
- a CDS encoding phosphate ABC transporter ATP-binding protein, translated as MPSGEVPTLPMPSLAIATEALNLWYGDFQALIDVSLQIKLGIITSLIGPSGCGKTTFLRTVNRINERLGYVRTTGLVRVLGQDVLAPEVEVVRLRKEVGMVFQRPNPLPLSIRDNVLFSHRIHRGKEQVSRSDEDAILQKALEEVLLWDRVKDRLGDHALSLTLEEQQKLCIARLLPVKPKVILMDEPCSALDPAGTEAVEELMWDLRGEYTILIVTHNMAQARRASEETIFMLMGRAVEHRATEDLFLSPQRPETADYVEGRYG; from the coding sequence GTGCCGTCGGGCGAGGTTCCGACGTTGCCGATGCCTTCGCTGGCCATCGCCACGGAGGCGCTGAACCTCTGGTATGGCGACTTCCAAGCTCTCATCGACGTGAGTCTCCAGATCAAGCTGGGGATCATCACCTCCCTCATTGGCCCGTCCGGCTGCGGGAAGACGACGTTCCTCCGAACCGTGAACCGGATCAACGAACGGCTGGGATATGTGCGAACCACCGGACTCGTGCGCGTCCTCGGGCAGGACGTGCTTGCTCCGGAGGTCGAGGTAGTCCGCCTCCGCAAGGAAGTCGGGATGGTCTTCCAGCGCCCCAACCCCCTCCCCCTCTCCATCCGCGACAACGTGCTCTTCAGCCACCGCATTCACCGCGGGAAGGAGCAGGTGAGCCGGAGCGATGAAGATGCCATTTTGCAGAAAGCCCTCGAGGAAGTGCTGCTGTGGGACCGGGTGAAAGACCGTCTCGGGGATCACGCCCTCTCGCTTACGCTGGAGGAGCAGCAGAAACTCTGCATCGCTCGCCTCTTGCCGGTGAAGCCCAAGGTGATCCTGATGGACGAGCCCTGCTCGGCCCTGGATCCCGCCGGCACCGAGGCTGTGGAGGAGTTGATGTGGGATCTACGGGGGGAGTACACCATCCTCATCGTGACCCACAACATGGCTCAGGCCCGTCGGGCCAGCGAAGAGACGATCTTCATGCTCATGGGGCGTGCGGTGGAGCACCGCGCAACGGAGGACCTCTTCCTGTCACCCCAGCGGCCTGAGACGGCTGATTACGTCGAGGGTCGATACGGCTGA
- a CDS encoding ATP-binding cassette domain-containing protein: MTDAGRSEIPSGIAPDAPSGVASPEAPIKLEVRNLSLGYPGTTVLSGVNLQVREKEIFGIIGPSNGGKSSFLRALNRMNEMVTGMWVKGQVLFDGEDVTTFTNVYALRRRIGVVFPLPVGLPLSIYDNVALAPRLAGVKLKRELDEIVERCLRRATLWDEVKDRLGALGSLLSGGQQQRLTIARALSQDPELLLLDEFSIAVDPVTTMRIEEILKGLREEMTIIMVTNLVQQARRLAHRTAFFMNGEVVEVGETEEFFTGEVKDRRTREYVEGKFG; this comes from the coding sequence GTGACCGACGCCGGGCGCAGCGAGATCCCCTCGGGTATCGCTCCCGACGCGCCGAGCGGCGTCGCGTCGCCGGAGGCGCCGATCAAGCTCGAGGTGCGGAACCTCTCGCTGGGATATCCCGGAACCACCGTGCTCTCGGGCGTGAACCTCCAGGTTCGCGAGAAGGAGATCTTCGGGATCATCGGCCCCAGCAACGGCGGGAAGAGCAGCTTCCTGCGCGCGCTGAACCGGATGAACGAGATGGTGACGGGGATGTGGGTCAAGGGACAGGTGCTCTTCGACGGAGAGGACGTCACCACCTTCACCAACGTCTATGCGCTGCGACGCCGGATCGGGGTGGTGTTCCCACTGCCCGTGGGACTGCCGCTGAGCATCTACGACAACGTGGCCCTGGCCCCACGGCTCGCGGGGGTGAAGCTGAAGCGCGAGCTCGATGAGATCGTGGAGCGGTGCCTGCGGCGCGCGACCCTTTGGGACGAAGTCAAGGACCGCCTCGGCGCCCTGGGTTCGCTGTTGAGCGGCGGCCAGCAGCAGCGCCTCACCATCGCGCGCGCCCTCTCACAGGATCCCGAACTGCTCCTCCTGGACGAGTTCTCGATCGCCGTGGATCCGGTCACCACGATGCGCATCGAGGAGATTCTCAAGGGCCTGCGCGAGGAGATGACCATCATCATGGTCACCAACCTGGTGCAGCAGGCCAGGCGGTTGGCGCATCGCACGGCCTTCTTCATGAACGGTGAGGTGGTGGAGGTTGGCGAAACGGAGGAGTTCTTCACGGGTGAGGTGAAGGACCGTCGCACCAGGGAATACGTGGAGGGGAAATTTGGCTGA
- the pstA gene encoding phosphate ABC transporter permease PstA: MFEATSVNRRNRQVERLVTAVFFLMTVVLVVPVAMILGVLVFKGSSAISWHFLTGMPTQGMTAGGIFPALLGTVWLVGGSVLATVPLGVAAAIYLSEYAPDNWLTRTINLAIINLAGVPSIVHALFGLGAFVLFFRFGTSILAASLTLAVMNLPVVIVATRESLQSVPWAFREACWSLGATRWQTIRRVVLPNSLSGILTGVILTVSRAAGETAPIMFTGAVFYSPFLPRGIFDETMAMALHLFVISTQVPGVSEELPYGVALSLITMVLTMNAAAVGFRVYLRGKKKW; the protein is encoded by the coding sequence ATGTTCGAGGCGACATCCGTGAACCGGCGGAACCGTCAGGTCGAGCGGCTCGTGACGGCCGTCTTCTTCCTGATGACCGTGGTGCTCGTGGTGCCCGTGGCCATGATCCTCGGGGTGCTCGTCTTCAAGGGTTCGTCCGCCATCTCCTGGCACTTCCTGACGGGGATGCCCACGCAAGGCATGACGGCCGGGGGCATCTTTCCGGCCCTCCTGGGAACCGTCTGGCTGGTGGGCGGTTCGGTGCTGGCAACGGTCCCGCTGGGCGTCGCGGCGGCGATTTACCTGAGCGAATACGCGCCGGACAACTGGCTGACCCGGACCATCAACCTGGCCATCATCAACCTGGCCGGCGTTCCCTCGATCGTGCACGCGCTTTTCGGGCTTGGCGCGTTCGTCCTGTTCTTCCGCTTCGGAACCAGCATTCTGGCGGCGTCGCTCACGCTGGCGGTGATGAACCTGCCCGTGGTCATCGTGGCCACGAGAGAATCGCTGCAGTCGGTCCCGTGGGCCTTTCGAGAAGCCTGCTGGAGCCTCGGGGCCACGCGCTGGCAGACGATTCGCCGCGTGGTGCTGCCCAACTCCCTTTCCGGCATTCTGACGGGCGTCATTCTGACCGTCTCGCGCGCGGCCGGCGAGACGGCGCCCATCATGTTCACCGGCGCCGTGTTCTACTCGCCCTTCCTGCCCCGGGGGATCTTCGACGAAACCATGGCCATGGCGCTGCACCTGTTCGTCATCTCCACGCAGGTGCCCGGCGTGTCTGAAGAGCTTCCCTATGGCGTCGCCCTCTCCCTGATCACCATGGTGCTCACGATGAACGCGGCGGCGGTGGGATTCCGGGTCTACCTCAGGGGGAAGAAGAAGTGGTGA
- the pstC gene encoding phosphate ABC transporter permease subunit PstC: MPPEAALPAATDVLAPPRRRVVRHGGLRRRDWAWYQDKGVAAVVFVGGISAIVFILAIFVFIMKEGTGFIVHTVNVQEFFGSPAWRPTSERHPTYGVLALILGTASVTGLAMLVSVPFSLGAAIFIGEFAKGKLRESLKILVELLAAIPSVVWGFIGLSIMNGLIIRIFHVPVGLNILNAGIILALMAAPVITTIAEDALKAVPDTYREAAEAMGATRWQIVVKVVLPAAKNGLLGAVLLGIGRAFGETMAVLMASGHSINIPTSIFDSVRALTATIAAELGETAQGSDHYQALFTLGILLFAVTFVINLAADLVVRGVRRGR, translated from the coding sequence ATGCCGCCTGAGGCAGCGCTTCCCGCCGCAACCGACGTTCTCGCGCCTCCCCGCCGGCGCGTCGTGCGCCACGGCGGACTCCGCCGTCGGGACTGGGCGTGGTATCAGGACAAGGGCGTGGCGGCCGTGGTCTTCGTCGGCGGGATCTCCGCCATCGTCTTCATCCTGGCGATCTTCGTGTTCATCATGAAGGAGGGGACGGGGTTCATCGTTCACACCGTCAACGTCCAGGAGTTCTTTGGGTCGCCGGCGTGGCGACCGACGTCGGAGCGCCATCCCACGTACGGAGTCCTCGCCCTCATCCTCGGGACGGCGTCCGTGACCGGCCTGGCAATGCTGGTCTCTGTCCCCTTCTCGCTTGGCGCCGCCATCTTCATCGGCGAGTTCGCCAAGGGCAAGCTCCGGGAGAGCCTGAAGATCCTGGTGGAACTGCTCGCTGCCATCCCCTCGGTGGTCTGGGGCTTCATCGGGCTCTCCATCATGAACGGCTTGATCATCCGGATCTTCCACGTTCCCGTGGGACTCAACATCCTCAACGCCGGGATCATTCTCGCGCTGATGGCGGCGCCCGTCATCACCACGATTGCCGAGGATGCCCTCAAGGCCGTGCCCGACACGTATCGCGAGGCGGCCGAGGCGATGGGCGCGACGCGCTGGCAGATCGTCGTGAAGGTCGTGCTGCCGGCCGCGAAGAACGGTCTCCTGGGAGCGGTGCTGCTCGGCATCGGTCGGGCGTTCGGCGAGACGATGGCGGTCCTGATGGCCAGCGGCCACTCGATCAACATCCCGACCAGCATCTTCGATTCGGTGCGGGCGCTGACCGCCACGATTGCGGCTGAACTCGGGGAGACCGCGCAGGGCTCCGATCACTACCAGGCGCTCTTCACCCTGGGCATCCTGCTCTTTGCGGTGACCTTCGTCATCAATCTCGCTGCCGACCTCGTCGTGCGGGGCGTGAGGAGAGGGAGGTAG
- a CDS encoding PhoU domain-containing protein yields the protein MSHYQERLDVDLREIRSEVDAAATLAQEQVGDAVRALLTFDLELATQVILKDRVINRITRHLDRLCHGFIVRHLPVGHDLRYISAVQRVGVALERIGDYAATVSRHTIRGSGPPPDLIARDFELLSHQARVCLAEALHAFREENADMARRTLGLTYNMDSTHDKASEDLIATGERHKVPVRDLFGYAKALYVLLRVSDQAENVAQETLFAVTGETHNPKVYRILFVDRANDCKSLLAEAYARQAFPDCGAFSSAGWEPADAMRPEAVAFLEGHGLPLEGIHPKRLPELMAEPRHFHLIIGLDRESREKVGELPYKTIFLNWDVGPCPFSDEGSERADVLYREIASRMRELMLILRGVDAA from the coding sequence GTGAGCCACTATCAGGAGCGGCTGGACGTCGACCTACGGGAGATCCGTAGCGAGGTCGACGCGGCGGCGACGCTCGCGCAGGAGCAGGTAGGTGACGCGGTCAGGGCGCTCCTGACCTTTGACCTTGAGCTTGCCACGCAGGTGATCCTCAAGGACCGCGTCATCAACCGGATCACGCGCCACCTCGATCGTCTCTGTCACGGGTTCATCGTCCGGCATCTCCCGGTTGGGCACGATCTCCGGTACATCTCCGCGGTGCAGCGCGTGGGCGTGGCGCTCGAGCGGATCGGAGACTACGCCGCGACGGTCAGCCGCCATACGATCCGCGGCTCGGGGCCGCCCCCCGACCTCATCGCCCGGGACTTCGAGCTGCTGTCCCACCAGGCGCGCGTCTGTCTCGCCGAGGCCCTGCACGCGTTCCGAGAGGAGAACGCCGACATGGCACGGCGGACGCTGGGCCTCACGTACAACATGGACTCCACCCACGACAAGGCGTCGGAGGACCTGATTGCGACCGGCGAGCGGCACAAGGTCCCGGTCCGGGATCTCTTCGGCTACGCGAAGGCGCTCTACGTCCTGCTGCGCGTGTCGGACCAGGCCGAGAACGTCGCCCAGGAGACGCTCTTCGCGGTCACCGGCGAGACCCATAATCCCAAGGTCTACCGGATCCTCTTCGTGGACCGGGCCAACGACTGCAAGAGCCTGCTTGCGGAGGCGTACGCCAGGCAGGCGTTCCCGGACTGTGGAGCGTTCTCCAGCGCCGGGTGGGAGCCCGCGGACGCCATGCGCCCCGAGGCCGTCGCGTTCCTCGAGGGGCATGGCTTGCCGCTCGAGGGTATCCATCCCAAACGCCTCCCCGAACTCATGGCAGAGCCGCGGCACTTCCACCTCATCATCGGCTTGGACCGCGAGTCGCGAGAGAAGGTCGGAGAGCTGCCCTACAAGACGATCTTCCTGAACTGGGACGTGGGCCCGTGTCCCTTCAGTGACGAAGGCTCGGAGCGCGCCGACGTGCTGTACCGGGAGATCGCCTCCCGCATGCGGGAACTTATGCTGATCCTCCGGGGCGTAGATGCCGCCTGA
- a CDS encoding phosphate ABC transporter substrate-binding protein yields the protein MKRSIVMAAVALSLSCGRPAGEERQAIQNKGSDTMVNVAQAWAEAYAAKVPGVTVAVSGGGSGTGFSALINGTVDIANASREIKQSEIDAVRNARGKAPKEFIVGYDALAVFLHANNPITSISFATLASIYAEGGTANQWSDLKVTVPGCPSGEIVRVSRQNNSGTYSYFKERVLGDKEYKLGSRDMHGSKDVVDLVANTPCAIGYSGLGYATTAVKMPCVSAGEGSACVTPTEKTAQDRSYPISRPLFMYTTGEPTGATKAYLDWILSDEGQCILMKAGYAPLKADLACPATSAR from the coding sequence GTGAAACGGTCGATCGTGATGGCGGCGGTGGCTCTCTCCCTTTCCTGCGGGCGCCCGGCCGGTGAAGAACGGCAGGCCATCCAGAACAAGGGCTCCGACACCATGGTGAACGTCGCCCAGGCCTGGGCGGAGGCGTACGCCGCGAAGGTTCCCGGAGTGACCGTCGCCGTCTCCGGCGGAGGGTCCGGGACCGGCTTCAGCGCCCTCATCAACGGGACCGTGGACATCGCCAACGCCTCGCGGGAGATCAAGCAGAGCGAGATTGACGCGGTCCGCAACGCGCGCGGCAAGGCTCCCAAGGAGTTCATCGTCGGCTACGACGCGCTGGCCGTGTTCCTGCACGCCAACAACCCGATCACCTCGATCAGCTTCGCAACCCTGGCGTCGATCTATGCCGAGGGCGGCACTGCCAACCAATGGTCGGACCTCAAGGTGACGGTGCCCGGATGTCCCTCGGGCGAGATCGTCCGGGTGAGTCGCCAGAACAACTCCGGGACCTACTCCTACTTCAAGGAGCGGGTCCTGGGCGACAAGGAGTACAAGCTCGGCTCTCGCGACATGCATGGCTCCAAGGACGTCGTGGACCTGGTCGCCAACACGCCGTGTGCCATCGGGTACAGCGGGCTCGGCTACGCCACCACCGCCGTGAAGATGCCCTGCGTGTCGGCGGGTGAAGGATCGGCGTGCGTCACGCCCACCGAGAAGACGGCGCAGGATCGGAGCTACCCCATCTCGCGGCCGCTCTTCATGTACACGACAGGCGAGCCAACGGGCGCCACCAAGGCGTACCTCGACTGGATCCTGAGCGACGAGGGGCAGTGCATCCTCATGAAGGCGGGGTACGCCCCATTGAAGGCCGACCTGGCCTGTCCCGCGACCAGCGCCCGCTGA
- a CDS encoding rhomboid family intramembrane serine protease has product MIPIGDDNHAVRVPVATIFLLVTMLASWVLVQGAGLDAELLTTSVCNLGLVPGELTRLAPLGAGVPIAPGLMCVVDNQPINLLTPVISMFLHGGWVHLLGNALFLWIFGNNVEDVTGRVRFLVFYLLCGLIAAATHIAIDPRSPIPTVGASGAISGVMGAYLVLFPRVRVRMLFIFVVFFKVFRIPAWLVLLYWFGLQLLSGLPQLLTPSPELSGGVAVWAHVGGFGAGVLLAKLFEDPVLTQRRRAILLSGNEFDSLA; this is encoded by the coding sequence ATGATCCCCATTGGCGACGATAATCACGCGGTTCGCGTTCCCGTGGCGACGATCTTCCTGCTCGTCACGATGCTCGCGTCGTGGGTCCTGGTGCAGGGGGCGGGCCTCGATGCGGAACTGCTGACGACGAGCGTCTGCAACCTCGGGCTCGTTCCCGGCGAGCTGACGCGCCTCGCGCCCCTCGGCGCCGGGGTGCCCATCGCCCCCGGCCTCATGTGCGTCGTCGACAACCAGCCGATCAACCTGCTGACGCCGGTCATCTCGATGTTCCTGCACGGCGGATGGGTACACCTCCTGGGCAATGCGCTGTTTCTCTGGATCTTCGGGAACAATGTCGAGGACGTGACGGGGCGGGTCCGGTTTCTCGTGTTCTACCTGCTTTGCGGACTGATTGCCGCGGCGACGCACATCGCGATCGACCCGCGTTCGCCGATTCCCACCGTCGGGGCCTCCGGGGCCATTTCGGGGGTCATGGGCGCGTATCTGGTGCTCTTCCCCCGGGTGCGGGTGCGGATGCTCTTCATCTTTGTCGTCTTCTTCAAGGTCTTTCGAATTCCGGCGTGGCTCGTGCTGCTCTACTGGTTCGGCCTGCAGTTGCTGAGCGGCTTGCCGCAGCTGCTGACACCCAGCCCCGAACTGAGCGGCGGTGTTGCGGTGTGGGCGCACGTTGGAGGGTTCGGTGCCGGGGTGCTGCTGGCGAAGCTGTTCGAGGATCCGGTGCTGACGCAGCGCCGACGCGCCATCCTCCTGTCCGGCAACGAGTTCGACTCGCTGGCCTGA